TTGTCGAAAGGCAGTGTTGAGCACCACGTTGGCGGTTTTGCGGCCTACGCCCGGCAGAGCTTCGAGTGCCTCGCGGGTCTGCGGCACTTCGCTGCCATGCAGTTCTACCAGCATGCGGCAGGTTTCGATGACGTTCTTGGCTTTGCTGTTGTACAACCCGATGGTCTTGATGTATTCCGACAACCCGTCCACACCCAGGGCATGAATCGCCTCAGGGGTGTTTGCCACCGGGTATAGCTTGGCGGTGGCCTTGTTGACGCCAACGTCGGTGGATTGGGCCGAGAGAATCACAGCAATCAGCAGCTCGAATGGCGAGGAGTAGGCCAACTCGGTCTTGGGTTCTGGATTGTCTTCGTGAAGCCTGCGGAAAATTTCCAGGCGTTTTGCGGCGTTCATGGGGCGGTGGGTTCCTTGCTTGCGGTCAGCGTGGTTTCGAATAGAGGTTCCAGGCCTGGAAGCCTGCGAGTAGCAAGCCGAGCAGGATAAACCCGGCGGGTACCAATGTGGTGCCCAGAATCGTGCGCAACAAGCCCAATATGATCAGCAATGCGCCGAACAGGCCGAACAGTTGCAATCGAGCTTTGCCCTGGCCAGCGTCGAAAAACCCCGAGTGTTCGAGCACTACGCACTGCACGCTGATCAATGCGAGGTAAACACCCAACTGCTGGTAGACGGGCAGCGCAAACGCCTGCAGCAGCACCTGCGTACAACTGACCAGCGTAGCGGCCAGCACAATGCTGGCGGACAGTCGGGACTGAGTGTTGGGCCGCTGGCGCACACCCTGCATCACGAAACCGTAGAGCACTCCGATCAGGGCGCAAAGCCCGAAGAAACTCAAGGCCTTGGGCAGCGTGTCAGTCACTCCGATCAGCGGCGCGAGCATCAGCGAGTTGCTCAAACTGAAAGGTTTATTCATAGGCGCCCGGTTCCAACAGTGAGGCGCGATGCTCATCGAAGTAGCGCAAGGCATCGTGAACCGCGTCTATCACCGCATGGGAGGTTACGGTTGCACCGGCCATTTGATCAAACTGGGCCGGGTCTTCACGAGTGCGCCCTTTGAACGCGGCCATCCACGGGTTCCCGGGCTCACCGATATGGCCGCCAAGGCTGGGCGTTTCTGATTGCTGCAACACTTTGACTCCCACCAATCTTCCATCGTTGCCGATGGCGATCAGCAGCTCGATCGGGCCAGCGTACCCGGTGGTTTTCAATTGAAGCAGGACTGCGCTGGGCTGCCCGGCCAATGTAGCGAGGTAGCCACCGCGCAATTGGCTGTTGGTCAGTGGTTCATCCGTCGCCAATGGCTTGTCCAATGGCTGGTTGTCATAGCTGTCGCTGGGAAGCAGGTCAAGCAAGGCTTGGCGTTGTTGCGCCTGGGCCTGGCGGGCTGCGTAATCGACGGTCAGATGCTGAAGGCCCAGGGTCAAGGCAATCCCAAGGATTGCAGTGAGCGCCACGGGTATCCAGTTTTTCATCGCTTCACCCCAGTGGCTGTCAGGCGGTCCAGTGCAGGCACGGCCAGGTTCATCAGCAGTACGGCAAAGGCTACGCCGTCCGGGTAACTGCCCCAGGAACGAATCACATACGTCAGCAGCCCTACGCCCGCACCAAACAGCAGCCGCGCCCCTGGGCTCTTGGGCCCGGAGACGGGTTCGGTAACAATAAAGAATGCGCCCAGCAGGGTGGCGCCGGTCAGCAGATGGAAGAGGGGCGAGCCGTTGGAGTCGGAGCCTGACCCATTCCAGCACAGCAAGCTGATCACAAAAAGACTGCCCAGCATGCCCGCCGGTGCATGCCAGCTGAATACACGCTCACGCAACAACCAGAGGCCGCCCGCCAGGTACGCCAGGCTGACCCATTCGCCGCCCTTGCCGCCGAAATGGCCGAACGCCGGGTTGCTGGTAAACAACTCGTCGACGGTCAGGCTCTTGTTGAGGCGCAGGCTGTCCAGAGCGGTGGCCTGCGCCCAGGCGTCGGGTGCGTCGCCGTGCAGCCCGAACACCTGTTGCAGGCTGGCCAGTAGGTCCAGCCCATGAGTGGCCGGCCAATGGGTCATGGGTTGAGGGAAAGCCACCAGCATCAACGCCAACCCCACCATGGCAGGATTGAACGGGTTGCGATTGCCGCCATACAGATGCTTGCCCAACAACAACGCGCTGGCCACGGCCGCCACACATAACCACCAGGGGCAGTATGGCGGCAATGCCAGCGCCAACAGTGTTGCACTGACCAGGCTGCTCAAGTCGCCGCCGGGTTGTCCGCGCAGGCGTTGTGCGCCCGCATCCATTA
The genomic region above belongs to Pseudomonas sp. S35 and contains:
- the nth gene encoding endonuclease III, whose translation is MNAAKRLEIFRRLHEDNPEPKTELAYSSPFELLIAVILSAQSTDVGVNKATAKLYPVANTPEAIHALGVDGLSEYIKTIGLYNSKAKNVIETCRMLVELHGSEVPQTREALEALPGVGRKTANVVLNTAFRQLTMAVDTHIFRVSNRTGIARGKNVVDVEKQLMKFVPKPYLLDSHHWLILHGRYVCQARKPRCGSCRIEDLCEYKDKTSDD
- a CDS encoding Rnf-Nqr domain containing protein, whose protein sequence is MNKPFSLSNSLMLAPLIGVTDTLPKALSFFGLCALIGVLYGFVMQGVRQRPNTQSRLSASIVLAATLVSCTQVLLQAFALPVYQQLGVYLALISVQCVVLEHSGFFDAGQGKARLQLFGLFGALLIILGLLRTILGTTLVPAGFILLGLLLAGFQAWNLYSKPR
- a CDS encoding RnfABCDGE type electron transport complex subunit D, whose product is MPDPQQALKRVLLATLPGVAVMCVFYGWGVLINLALAGGCALLMDAGAQRLRGQPGGDLSSLVSATLLALALPPYCPWWLCVAAVASALLLGKHLYGGNRNPFNPAMVGLALMLVAFPQPMTHWPATHGLDLLASLQQVFGLHGDAPDAWAQATALDSLRLNKSLTVDELFTSNPAFGHFGGKGGEWVSLAYLAGGLWLLRERVFSWHAPAGMLGSLFVISLLCWNGSGSDSNGSPLFHLLTGATLLGAFFIVTEPVSGPKSPGARLLFGAGVGLLTYVIRSWGSYPDGVAFAVLLMNLAVPALDRLTATGVKR
- a CDS encoding RnfABCDGE type electron transport complex subunit G, translating into MKNWIPVALTAILGIALTLGLQHLTVDYAARQAQAQQRQALLDLLPSDSYDNQPLDKPLATDEPLTNSQLRGGYLATLAGQPSAVLLQLKTTGYAGPIELLIAIGNDGRLVGVKVLQQSETPSLGGHIGEPGNPWMAAFKGRTREDPAQFDQMAGATVTSHAVIDAVHDALRYFDEHRASLLEPGAYE